A single region of the Leptothrix cholodnii SP-6 genome encodes:
- a CDS encoding nucleoside/nucleotide kinase family protein, which produces MNPPLPDDLRHALATLLADGQRRLIGLVGPPGAGKSTLSAAILAALPGQAQVVPMDGYHLAQRELERLGRAHRKGAPDTFDSAGYVALLRRLREQRADETVYAPEFRREIEEPIANAIPVFADTPLIVTEGNYLLLDDGPWAQVRGLLDEVWYIDTDEAARGAWLLARHMHHGRSAEAAAAWIAGTDEPNARLIAAGKARADRQVRWPPA; this is translated from the coding sequence ATGAACCCGCCCCTGCCCGACGACCTGCGCCACGCCCTCGCCACCCTGCTCGCCGACGGCCAGCGCCGCCTGATCGGCCTGGTCGGGCCGCCGGGCGCGGGCAAGTCGACGCTGTCGGCGGCGATCCTGGCCGCCCTGCCCGGCCAGGCCCAGGTGGTGCCCATGGACGGCTACCACCTCGCACAACGTGAGCTCGAGCGCCTCGGCCGCGCCCACCGCAAGGGCGCGCCCGACACCTTCGATTCGGCCGGCTACGTGGCGCTGCTGCGGCGCCTGCGTGAGCAGCGCGCCGACGAGACGGTCTACGCGCCCGAGTTCCGGCGCGAGATCGAGGAGCCGATCGCGAACGCGATTCCCGTGTTCGCCGACACGCCGCTGATCGTCACCGAAGGCAACTACCTGCTGCTCGACGACGGCCCGTGGGCGCAGGTGCGCGGCCTGCTCGACGAGGTCTGGTACATCGACACCGACGAGGCCGCCCGCGGCGCCTGGCTGCTGGCGCGCCACATGCACCACGGCCGCAGCGCCGAGGCGGCTGCGGCCTGGATCGCCGGCACCGACGAGCCCAACGCGCGGCTGATCGCTGCCGGCAAGGCGCGCGCCGACCGCCAGGTGCGCTGGCCGCCGGCCTGA
- a CDS encoding acyl-CoA dehydrogenase family protein, translating to MDFDLSDDQQQLREAVRRWVDKAYGFERHRAIAAAGGFSAEAWGELAGLGLTALAVPEAHGGLGWGAVEAMLVMEELGRGLLLEPYAPAALMVPALLAAAPAELQSRWLPAIAAGDALVVPAHQERGARHRLALVETRAAPVGTQWLLDGGKSLVPAGDQADALLVSARVHGAVDAPDGLALFLVERRAGGLQCRGHGLQDGARAAELQLHDTPATLLAGPGAAWAALEQAVDVGLAALCAEAVGVMAALLALTADHLNTRHQFGVPIARFQALRHRIADARMQLELARSMSWLATLRLADEPAVRRRAVSMAKLQIGRSARFVGQQCVQLHGAIGVTDDCIASHHFKRLTCIELTLGDTLHHLGDLSAGLQDSAGVFA from the coding sequence ATGGACTTCGATCTCAGCGACGACCAGCAGCAGCTGCGCGAGGCGGTGCGGCGCTGGGTCGACAAGGCCTACGGCTTCGAGCGCCACCGCGCCATTGCCGCCGCCGGCGGTTTCAGCGCCGAGGCCTGGGGCGAACTCGCCGGCCTGGGCCTGACCGCGCTGGCGGTGCCCGAGGCCCACGGCGGGCTCGGCTGGGGCGCGGTCGAGGCGATGCTGGTGATGGAGGAGCTCGGCCGCGGCCTGCTGCTCGAACCCTACGCACCGGCCGCGCTGATGGTGCCCGCGCTGCTGGCCGCCGCGCCCGCCGAGCTGCAATCGCGCTGGCTGCCGGCGATCGCGGCGGGCGACGCGCTGGTGGTGCCGGCGCACCAGGAGCGCGGCGCGCGCCACCGGCTGGCCCTTGTCGAGACCCGGGCCGCGCCGGTCGGCACGCAGTGGCTGCTCGACGGCGGCAAGAGCCTGGTGCCCGCGGGCGACCAGGCCGACGCGCTGCTGGTGTCGGCGCGTGTGCACGGTGCGGTCGATGCACCCGACGGCCTGGCGCTGTTCCTGGTCGAACGCCGCGCCGGCGGCCTGCAGTGCCGGGGCCACGGCCTGCAGGACGGCGCCCGCGCCGCCGAGCTGCAGCTGCACGACACCCCCGCCACGCTGCTGGCCGGCCCCGGCGCGGCCTGGGCGGCGCTCGAGCAGGCGGTGGACGTGGGCCTCGCCGCACTGTGCGCCGAGGCGGTCGGCGTGATGGCGGCGCTGCTCGCGCTGACCGCCGACCACCTGAACACGCGTCACCAGTTCGGCGTGCCGATCGCGCGCTTCCAGGCCCTGCGCCACCGCATCGCCGACGCCCGCATGCAGCTCGAACTGGCCCGCTCGATGAGCTGGCTCGCCACGCTGCGGCTGGCCGACGAGCCGGCGGTGCGCCGGCGCGCGGTGTCGATGGCCAAGCTGCAGATCGGCCGCTCGGCGCGTTTCGTCGGCCAGCAGTGCGTGCAGCTGCACGGCGCCATCGGCGTCACCGACGACTGCATCGCCAGCCACCACTTCAAGCGCCTGACCTGCATCGAGCTGACGCTGGGCGACACGCTGCATCACCTCGGCGACCTGAGCGCCGGCCTGCAGGACAGCGCCGGCGTGTTCGCCTGA
- a CDS encoding acyl-CoA dehydrogenase family protein gives MDLNFSAEERAFRADIRAWLASHLPDELSARVRAGQRLTRDDLQRWARILGAQGWLGAGWPVAFGGPGWSAVQRHLFDEECARADAPPVLPFGPVMLAPVLMAFGTPAQQQRFLPGIASGDVWWCQGYSEPGAGSDLASLRTRAERAGSGAAEHYRVNGQKTWTTLAQHADWIFCLVRTGHGSKPQAGISFLLIDLKSPGVTVRPIRLLDGEAEVNEVFFDDVQVPLDQRIGAENQGWACAKYLLAHERTHIADVPRAKRGLEHLKRIARLEGLWDDSRWRDRIALLEVDIVALEMMVLRALCAERGGGPGLDIAALLKIRASEIQQHLAELTMLAAGPQGLPCGPEAPASRYFNQRKTTIYGGSNEVQRNIVAQAVLG, from the coding sequence ATGGACCTGAACTTCAGCGCCGAGGAGCGGGCCTTCCGGGCCGACATCCGCGCCTGGCTGGCGAGCCACCTGCCGGACGAGCTCAGCGCCCGGGTGCGCGCCGGCCAGCGCCTGACGCGCGACGACCTGCAGCGCTGGGCGCGCATCCTCGGCGCGCAGGGCTGGCTGGGCGCGGGCTGGCCGGTGGCGTTCGGCGGGCCGGGCTGGAGCGCCGTGCAGCGCCACCTGTTCGACGAGGAATGCGCCCGCGCCGACGCGCCGCCGGTGCTGCCGTTCGGCCCGGTGATGCTGGCGCCGGTGCTGATGGCCTTCGGCACGCCCGCGCAGCAGCAGCGCTTCCTGCCCGGCATCGCCAGCGGCGACGTCTGGTGGTGCCAGGGCTACAGCGAGCCCGGCGCCGGCTCCGACCTGGCCAGCCTGCGCACCCGCGCCGAACGTGCCGGCAGCGGCGCGGCCGAGCACTACCGCGTCAACGGCCAGAAGACCTGGACCACGCTGGCCCAGCACGCCGACTGGATCTTCTGCCTGGTGCGCACCGGCCACGGCAGCAAGCCGCAGGCCGGCATCAGCTTCCTGCTGATCGACCTGAAAAGCCCCGGCGTGACGGTGCGGCCGATCCGCCTGCTCGACGGCGAGGCCGAGGTCAACGAGGTGTTCTTCGACGACGTGCAGGTGCCGCTCGACCAGCGCATCGGCGCCGAGAACCAGGGCTGGGCCTGCGCCAAGTACCTGCTCGCGCACGAGCGCACCCACATCGCCGACGTGCCGCGCGCCAAGCGCGGGCTCGAGCACCTCAAGCGCATCGCCCGGCTCGAAGGCCTGTGGGACGACAGCCGATGGCGCGACCGCATCGCGCTGCTCGAGGTCGACATCGTCGCGCTCGAGATGATGGTGCTGCGCGCCCTGTGCGCCGAGCGCGGCGGCGGCCCGGGGCTCGACATCGCCGCGCTGCTGAAGATCCGCGCCAGCGAGATCCAGCAGCACCTGGCCGAGCTGACGATGCTCGCCGCCGGGCCGCAAGGCCTGCCGTGCGGGCCCGAGGCGCCGGCGTCGCGCTATTTCAACCAGCGCAAGACCACGATCTACGGCGGCAGCAACGAGGTGCAGCGCAACATCGTCGCGCAGGCCGTGCTGGGCTGA
- a CDS encoding retropepsin-like aspartic protease family protein — translation MSHDLSALARSAAAGALLTLLLTGAPAQAQSVSLAGRMGQRALLLIDGQPRTMALGETAQGVKLLMLDGESATVVVQGQRLTLRMGAQPASVGVAPAVASGPAGNPRDSGQRIVLGASSDGHFQVHGSIGGVSVRFLVDTGATAISMSQREAERLGLPWRGGKRITMQTANGIAPAWRISIDRVRIGDVELHQVDTVVSQQDLPVVLLGNSFLNRFRMQRDGDQMVLERRY, via the coding sequence ATGTCACACGATCTGAGCGCGCTCGCCCGCAGCGCCGCCGCCGGCGCACTGCTCACGCTGCTGCTGACGGGCGCCCCGGCGCAGGCCCAGAGCGTCAGCCTGGCCGGGCGCATGGGCCAGCGCGCGCTGCTGCTGATCGACGGCCAGCCGCGCACGATGGCGCTGGGCGAGACGGCGCAGGGCGTCAAGCTGCTGATGCTCGACGGCGAGAGCGCCACCGTCGTGGTGCAGGGCCAGCGGCTGACCCTGCGCATGGGCGCACAGCCGGCCAGCGTGGGCGTGGCGCCGGCCGTGGCATCCGGCCCGGCGGGCAACCCGCGCGACAGCGGCCAGCGCATCGTGCTGGGCGCCAGCAGCGACGGGCACTTCCAGGTGCACGGCAGCATCGGCGGTGTGTCGGTGCGCTTCCTGGTCGACACCGGCGCCACCGCGATCTCGATGTCGCAGCGCGAGGCCGAGCGCCTGGGCCTGCCGTGGCGTGGCGGCAAGCGCATCACGATGCAGACCGCCAACGGCATCGCGCCGGCCTGGCGCATCAGCATCGACCGGGTGCGCATCGGCGACGTCGAGCTGCACCAGGTCGACACCGTCGTCAGCCAGCAGGACCTGCCGGTGGTGCTGCTGGGCAACAGCTTCCTGAACCGCTTCCGGATGCAGCGCGACGGCGACCAGATGGTGCTGGAGCGGCGCTACTGA
- a CDS encoding YajQ family cyclic di-GMP-binding protein: MPSFDTVLEPNLVEVKNAIDQSNKEIATRFDFKGSDARIEQKDKELTLFADNDLQLGNVTDILIGKMAKRGVDIRFLDREAKPEKMSHDKLKQKVLVKAGIEADVAKKISKAIKDSKMKVQASIQGDTVRVTGAKRDDLQAAMALIKKEISDYPLSFNNFRD, encoded by the coding sequence ATGCCCAGCTTCGACACCGTGCTTGAACCCAATCTGGTCGAGGTGAAAAACGCCATCGACCAATCCAACAAGGAAATCGCCACCCGCTTCGACTTCAAGGGCAGCGACGCCCGCATCGAGCAGAAGGACAAGGAGCTGACGCTGTTCGCCGACAACGACCTGCAGCTGGGCAACGTCACCGACATCCTGATCGGCAAGATGGCCAAGCGCGGCGTCGACATCCGCTTCCTCGACCGCGAGGCCAAGCCCGAGAAGATGAGCCACGACAAGCTCAAGCAGAAGGTGCTGGTCAAGGCCGGCATCGAGGCCGACGTGGCCAAGAAGATCAGCAAGGCGATCAAGGACAGCAAGATGAAGGTGCAGGCCAGCATCCAGGGCGACACCGTGCGCGTGACCGGCGCCAAGCGCGACGACCTGCAGGCCGCGATGGCGCTGATCAAGAAGGAAATCAGCGACTACCCGCTGAGCTTCAACAACTTCCGCGACTGA
- the murB gene encoding UDP-N-acetylmuramate dehydrogenase codes for MHIEHGVSLQSFNTFGLPAVAQTLVRIRGEADVRRLVDHPRLGRAPKFVLGGGSNVVLTRDVDAVVLKVEVPGLRVVDTRADAVIVEAGAGESWHGLVAWTIGQGLGGLENLALIPGTVGAAPVQNIGAYGLELADRFESLDYVDLVSGRLLTIDRATCRFGYRDSVFKQALADKCVITRVRLRLPRPWRPVLDYIDLQRRMADSGIGDPGPQQIFDWVVEVRRAKLPDPAVIGNAGSFFKNPIVTPEQCRDIIGRDPHLVHYPMDDGNFKLAAGWLIDACGWKGKTVGGAGVYEKQALVLVNRGGARGAEVMTLARAIQESVYGRFGIRLEPEPVVL; via the coding sequence ATGCACATCGAACACGGCGTCAGCCTGCAAAGTTTCAACACCTTCGGGCTGCCCGCCGTGGCGCAGACGCTGGTGCGCATCCGCGGCGAGGCCGATGTCCGGCGGCTGGTCGATCACCCCAGGCTCGGCCGCGCGCCCAAGTTCGTGCTGGGCGGGGGCAGCAACGTGGTGCTGACGCGCGACGTCGATGCGGTGGTGCTGAAGGTCGAGGTGCCGGGTCTGCGGGTGGTCGACACCCGCGCCGACGCCGTCATCGTCGAGGCCGGCGCCGGCGAGTCGTGGCACGGCCTGGTGGCCTGGACGATCGGGCAGGGCCTGGGCGGGCTCGAGAACCTGGCGCTGATTCCCGGCACGGTGGGCGCCGCGCCGGTGCAGAACATCGGCGCCTACGGGCTCGAACTGGCCGATCGCTTCGAGTCGCTCGACTATGTCGACCTGGTGAGCGGGCGGCTGCTCACGATCGATCGCGCCACCTGCCGCTTCGGCTACCGAGATTCGGTCTTCAAGCAGGCCCTGGCCGACAAGTGCGTGATCACCCGGGTGCGCCTGCGCCTGCCGCGGCCGTGGCGGCCGGTGCTCGACTACATCGACCTGCAGCGCCGCATGGCCGACAGCGGCATCGGCGATCCGGGCCCGCAGCAGATCTTCGACTGGGTGGTCGAGGTGCGGCGCGCCAAGCTGCCCGACCCGGCCGTGATCGGCAACGCCGGCAGCTTCTTCAAGAACCCGATCGTCACGCCCGAGCAGTGCCGCGACATCATCGGCCGCGACCCGCATCTGGTGCACTACCCGATGGACGACGGCAACTTCAAGCTTGCCGCCGGCTGGCTGATCGACGCCTGCGGCTGGAAGGGCAAGACGGTGGGCGGCGCCGGCGTCTACGAGAAGCAGGCGCTGGTGCTGGTCAACCGCGGCGGCGCCCGCGGCGCCGAGGTGATGACGCTGGCGCGCGCGATCCAGGAGAGCGTCTACGGCCGCTTCGGCATCCGGCTCGAACCCGAGCCGGTGGTGCTCTGA
- a CDS encoding septal ring lytic transglycosylase RlpA family protein yields the protein MSYPACPSPTRPAHPAGLNRRPAAVAGPAWRWAAPALVAALLTACGSAPKVESPAERASRPAPITERDGPEANPPPDLHKVPDAEPKVEALRVGGPNKPYAVLGRQYTPMTRDEPVLERGLASWYGRKFHGRRTASGEVYNMYAMTGAHRTFPIPSYARIRNPANGREVIVRINDRGPFKRDRVVDVSYTAALKLGILGGVTEVEVERITHEAIRNGTWRREMSTDEPPSAGQRATLTLAQALQAEAPMAAPASPEDTSATRPAPTATTPAREPEWGDRLDAPQATAAAERPRADGPHVAPASPSQASARALPAPAPVTSILPTERAGTQAARGWWLQLGAFKASEGAAQFQRKVASDAEWLAPLLAQFRESALHKLQAGPFPSRDEALAASQRLRTQLQLVPMLVERR from the coding sequence ATGTCGTACCCAGCCTGCCCGTCACCGACCCGCCCCGCCCATCCCGCGGGCCTGAACCGCCGCCCTGCAGCGGTGGCCGGGCCCGCCTGGCGATGGGCGGCGCCGGCCCTGGTCGCCGCCCTGCTGACCGCCTGCGGCAGCGCGCCCAAGGTGGAAAGCCCCGCCGAACGCGCCAGCCGCCCGGCCCCGATCACCGAGCGCGACGGCCCCGAGGCCAACCCGCCGCCCGACCTGCACAAGGTGCCCGACGCCGAGCCCAAGGTCGAGGCGCTGCGGGTCGGCGGCCCCAACAAGCCGTACGCCGTGCTCGGCCGACAGTACACGCCGATGACACGCGACGAGCCGGTGCTCGAACGCGGCCTGGCCTCGTGGTACGGCCGCAAGTTCCACGGCCGGCGCACCGCCAGCGGCGAGGTCTACAACATGTACGCGATGACCGGGGCGCACCGCACCTTCCCGATCCCCAGCTACGCGCGCATCCGCAATCCGGCCAACGGCCGCGAGGTGATCGTGCGCATCAACGACCGCGGGCCGTTCAAGCGCGACCGGGTGGTCGACGTGTCGTATACCGCCGCGCTCAAGCTCGGCATCCTCGGCGGCGTGACGGAGGTCGAGGTCGAGCGCATCACCCACGAGGCGATCCGCAACGGCACCTGGCGACGCGAGATGTCGACCGACGAGCCACCGTCGGCCGGCCAGCGCGCCACGCTGACGCTGGCGCAGGCCCTCCAGGCCGAGGCGCCCATGGCCGCGCCGGCCAGCCCGGAGGACACGTCGGCGACCCGTCCGGCCCCGACCGCCACCACACCGGCGCGCGAGCCGGAATGGGGCGATCGCCTGGATGCGCCGCAGGCCACCGCCGCCGCCGAGCGCCCGCGCGCCGACGGTCCGCATGTCGCACCCGCATCCCCGTCCCAGGCGTCCGCCAGGGCCCTGCCGGCCCCTGCGCCCGTGACCTCGATCCTGCCCACCGAACGCGCCGGCACGCAGGCCGCACGCGGCTGGTGGCTGCAGCTGGGCGCGTTCAAGGCCTCGGAAGGCGCGGCGCAGTTCCAGCGCAAGGTGGCGAGCGATGCCGAGTGGCTGGCGCCGCTGCTGGCGCAGTTCCGCGAAAGCGCCTTGCACAAGCTGCAGGCCGGGCCCTTCCCGAGCCGAGACGAGGCGCTGGCCGCCAGCCAGCGGCTGCGCACCCAGCTGCAGCTGGTGCCGATGCTGGTCGAGCGGCGCTGA
- a CDS encoding alkene reductase, with product MNLLHTPIQIGNLTLSSRLAMAPLTRNRAVGRVPNDLMVDYYRQRANPATGAALIITEASQISPMGQGYLDTPGIYSPEQIAAWRRVTDAVHAQGGRIVIQLWHVGRISHVSLLPEGEVPVSSTARAAVSKTYIASGFADVSAPRALRTDELPGLVNDYRHAARCAIEAGFDGVEIHAANGYLLEQFLRDSINDRTDAYGGSIANRIRLLGEVMDAVVAEIGAARTAVRLSPVTPSNDAAPDSDPQALFNAVGDRLAPLGLMYVHVVEGQTGGARDIAAFDYAELRRRIGAPWMVNNGYSAAMAEAAVAEGRADLVAFGRPFIANPDLGLRLRGGHPWNPLQGDKLYGGGAAGYTDYPTWSAAG from the coding sequence ATGAACCTCCTGCACACCCCCATCCAGATCGGCAACCTCACGCTGTCGAGCCGCCTCGCCATGGCCCCGCTGACGCGCAACCGCGCGGTCGGGCGCGTCCCCAACGACCTGATGGTCGACTACTACCGCCAGCGCGCCAATCCGGCCACCGGTGCGGCGCTGATCATCACCGAGGCCAGCCAGATCAGCCCGATGGGCCAGGGCTATCTCGACACCCCGGGCATCTACAGCCCCGAGCAGATCGCCGCCTGGCGCCGCGTGACCGACGCGGTACACGCGCAAGGCGGGCGAATCGTGATCCAGCTCTGGCACGTGGGCCGCATCTCGCACGTGTCGCTGCTGCCCGAGGGCGAAGTGCCGGTGTCGTCGACCGCCCGCGCTGCCGTCTCCAAGACCTACATCGCCAGCGGTTTCGCCGACGTCTCGGCGCCGCGTGCGCTGCGCACCGACGAACTGCCCGGCCTGGTGAACGACTACCGCCACGCCGCCCGCTGCGCGATCGAGGCGGGCTTCGACGGCGTCGAGATCCATGCCGCCAACGGCTACCTGCTCGAACAGTTCCTGCGCGACAGCATCAACGACCGCACCGACGCCTACGGCGGCTCGATCGCCAACCGCATCCGCCTGCTCGGCGAGGTGATGGACGCGGTGGTGGCCGAGATCGGCGCGGCGCGCACGGCGGTTCGCCTGAGCCCCGTCACCCCCTCGAACGACGCCGCACCCGACAGCGACCCGCAGGCGCTGTTCAACGCCGTGGGCGACAGGCTCGCGCCGCTGGGCCTGATGTACGTGCACGTGGTCGAGGGCCAGACCGGCGGCGCGCGCGATATCGCCGCGTTCGACTACGCCGAGCTGCGCCGTCGCATCGGCGCGCCGTGGATGGTCAACAACGGCTACAGCGCCGCGATGGCCGAAGCCGCGGTGGCCGAGGGCCGCGCCGACCTGGTGGCGTTCGGCCGCCCGTTCATCGCCAACCCCGACCTCGGCCTGCGCCTGCGTGGCGGCCATCCGTGGAACCCGCTGCAGGGCGACAAGCTCTACGGCGGCGGTGCCGCCGGTTACACGGATTACCCGACCTGGTCGGCGGCGGGGTGA
- the xth gene encoding exodeoxyribonuclease III, with the protein MKLATWNVNSLSVRLPQLLDWLVSAQPDALVLQETKLTDDKFPAAELLAAGYHAVWHGQKTYNGVALLSRTPAVDVVRNIPALDDPQARVIAGTVDGVRVIGGYFPNGQAPDSEKFVYKMGWLTALEAWLQTELAAHTQLVLMGDFNIAPEDRDVYDPVAWAGQIHCTPEERAHFQALVGLGLVDAFRLFEQPPKSWSWWDYRNLAFRKNQGLRIDHVLVGEALKARVTACQIDKAPRKNERPSDHAPVWVELG; encoded by the coding sequence TTGAAACTCGCCACCTGGAACGTCAACTCCCTGTCGGTGCGCCTGCCTCAGCTGCTCGACTGGCTGGTCAGCGCGCAGCCCGACGCACTCGTGCTGCAGGAAACCAAGCTCACCGACGACAAGTTCCCCGCTGCCGAACTGCTGGCCGCGGGTTACCACGCCGTCTGGCACGGCCAGAAGACCTACAACGGCGTGGCGCTGCTGAGCCGCACGCCGGCGGTCGACGTGGTGCGCAACATCCCCGCGCTCGACGACCCGCAGGCGCGCGTGATCGCCGGCACGGTCGACGGCGTGCGTGTGATCGGCGGTTATTTCCCCAACGGCCAGGCGCCCGACAGCGAGAAGTTCGTCTACAAGATGGGCTGGCTGACGGCGCTCGAAGCCTGGCTGCAGACCGAGCTGGCGGCGCATACGCAACTGGTGCTGATGGGCGACTTCAACATCGCGCCCGAAGACCGCGATGTCTACGATCCGGTCGCCTGGGCCGGCCAGATCCACTGCACGCCCGAGGAGCGCGCGCACTTTCAGGCACTGGTCGGGCTGGGGCTGGTCGACGCCTTCCGGCTGTTCGAGCAGCCGCCCAAGAGCTGGAGCTGGTGGGATTACCGCAACCTCGCCTTCCGCAAGAACCAAGGCCTGCGCATCGACCACGTGCTGGTCGGCGAGGCGCTGAAGGCGCGGGTCACGGCCTGCCAGATCGACAAGGCGCCGCGCAAGAACGAGCGGCCGAGCGATCACGCGCCGGTCTGGGTCGAGCTGGGCTGA